The Armatimonadota bacterium genome includes a window with the following:
- a CDS encoding competence protein ComEA, whose amino-acid sequence MDERSQRQKLAVLAIVALGALALVVGAWTRRDEVGEGPRIQIIEPDGGAPGGLDDFSVSASSEALRATPEEQAPSEVVVHVCGRVEKPGVYTLPPGARIKDAIKLAGGAKPDADLEAVNLAARAEDGQQIYLPKVGAVPAPAPPGRHDPAASRPRRAASAVRVPKSASAIGPVNINTAGPEELDRLPGVGPATAAKIIEYRRAIGGFTRPEDLLGVPGIGEKKFAQMKPYVVVR is encoded by the coding sequence GTGGACGAAAGATCGCAGCGTCAGAAGCTTGCGGTGCTGGCGATTGTGGCTCTTGGAGCGCTGGCTCTGGTCGTGGGAGCGTGGACCCGCAGAGACGAGGTCGGTGAAGGTCCCCGGATCCAGATCATTGAGCCAGATGGCGGTGCGCCAGGCGGGTTGGATGATTTTTCCGTGAGCGCTTCTTCGGAAGCGCTCCGCGCAACGCCTGAGGAGCAGGCGCCTTCCGAGGTGGTGGTTCACGTTTGCGGTCGTGTGGAGAAGCCGGGTGTTTATACCCTGCCCCCGGGAGCGCGCATCAAGGATGCCATCAAATTGGCGGGAGGGGCGAAGCCGGACGCGGATCTCGAGGCGGTGAATCTGGCCGCCCGGGCCGAGGATGGTCAACAGATCTATCTTCCGAAAGTGGGTGCGGTCCCCGCTCCCGCGCCGCCTGGCCGGCACGACCCGGCGGCTTCGCGGCCGAGACGTGCCGCTTCCGCCGTCCGGGTGCCGAAAAGCGCCTCCGCCATCGGACCGGTGAACATCAACACGGCCGGGCCCGAAGAGCTGGATCGCCTGCCGGGCGTCGGACCTGCCACCGCCGCGAAGATCATCGAATACCGCCGCGCCATTGGTGGGTTCACTAGGCCGGAGGATCTGCTGGGAGTGCCCGGCATCGGAGAGAAAAAGTTCGCTCAGATGAAACCCTACGTGGTGGTCCGCTGA
- the folP gene encoding dihydropteroate synthase yields the protein MEYPLPDPSDICSPALVRMYSEMRRRTLVMGILNVTPDSFSDGGRFRSVEDAVAWGVRMAAEGADIIDVGGESTRPGAEPVSASEEIERILPVIHGLADRVEVPISVDTSKAEVAECALMAGAHMVNDVTGLQAEPELASVAARYQAPLVIMHMKGTPADMQQSPHYDDLIGEISAFLRAQVDLAVSRGLPKEWTIVDPGFGFGKTPEHNLELLRRLREFTALGRPVMIGTSRKSTLGMLLGGAPPLERLEATAASVAISIANGASIVRVHDVRQMVRVARVTDAVVRGVMPFSD from the coding sequence ATGGAATATCCTCTGCCCGATCCGTCAGATATCTGTTCCCCTGCGCTGGTGCGTATGTATTCCGAAATGCGCCGGCGCACGCTGGTGATGGGCATTCTGAACGTCACACCGGATTCGTTCTCGGACGGCGGACGCTTCCGATCTGTTGAGGACGCCGTGGCGTGGGGCGTCAGAATGGCGGCTGAGGGGGCGGATATCATTGACGTGGGCGGCGAGAGTACGCGACCGGGCGCGGAGCCGGTCTCGGCATCGGAAGAGATCGAACGAATTCTGCCTGTCATCCACGGCCTGGCCGACAGGGTGGAGGTGCCCATCTCGGTGGACACGTCAAAGGCGGAGGTCGCCGAGTGTGCCCTGATGGCCGGGGCGCATATGGTGAACGACGTTACCGGCTTGCAGGCGGAGCCAGAGCTCGCCTCTGTGGCGGCCCGCTACCAGGCGCCTCTGGTCATCATGCACATGAAGGGCACCCCGGCCGATATGCAGCAATCTCCCCACTACGACGATCTCATCGGCGAGATCAGTGCCTTTTTGCGCGCACAGGTGGATCTTGCTGTCTCGCGTGGCCTGCCGAAGGAATGGACCATCGTGGACCCCGGGTTCGGCTTCGGCAAGACGCCTGAGCACAATCTGGAACTGCTGCGTCGGTTGCGTGAGTTCACCGCACTGGGCCGCCCAGTGATGATTGGCACCTCCCGCAAGTCCACGCTGGGTATGTTGCTCGGGGGTGCGCCTCCGCTGGAGCGCCTGGAGGCGACCGCCGCATCCGTCGCCATCTCCATTGCCAACGGCGCCAGCATCGTCCGCGTGCATGACGTGCGCCAGATGGTCCGCGTGGCACGGGTGACGGATGCAGTGGTGCGCGGCGTCATGCCTTTTTCTGATTGA
- a CDS encoding glycosyl transferase has translation MKIAFAGTRGIPASYSGFETFVEELGARLVERGHEVVVYCRKHHIKYEGTHYRGMRLVKLPTIANKYLDTIVHTILSLYHAVVREVPDLIYVCGQGNAATLLIPRIYGIPVVINVDGPDWQRKKWNRFASWFLRVSEQVAVQLGNVVIADSRAVQDYYRKNYGAETTYIAYGAHIPEEQPGDGTLKRFGLEDRGYFLFVGRLVPENCAHHLVDAYQGLDTELKCVIVGDAPYAEDYIASLKAVDNPRIIFTGYVFGEGYRELGSHAYAHCLTSEVGGTHPALLEAMAFGNCVIVNDIPTNLETIGDAGLSYDGSIGADSLREKLRWTLEHPEEVEKLRHKARERVRTEYSWDVITDRYETLFRQMVSGK, from the coding sequence TTGAAGATCGCATTTGCCGGCACCCGCGGGATTCCGGCCTCCTACAGCGGGTTTGAGACGTTCGTAGAGGAGCTGGGCGCGCGTCTGGTGGAGCGCGGCCATGAGGTGGTGGTGTACTGCCGCAAGCACCACATCAAGTACGAGGGCACCCACTACCGCGGGATGCGCCTGGTCAAACTCCCCACCATCGCCAATAAGTACCTGGACACGATTGTCCATACGATCCTTTCGCTGTACCACGCCGTAGTCAGAGAGGTTCCAGATCTGATCTATGTCTGCGGTCAGGGGAACGCCGCAACCCTGCTGATTCCCCGCATCTACGGCATCCCGGTGGTCATCAATGTGGACGGTCCGGACTGGCAGCGGAAGAAGTGGAACCGCTTCGCGAGCTGGTTTCTGCGAGTTTCGGAACAGGTGGCCGTGCAACTCGGCAACGTGGTCATCGCGGACTCCCGCGCCGTGCAGGATTACTATCGCAAGAACTACGGAGCCGAGACCACCTACATCGCCTACGGAGCGCACATCCCCGAGGAACAACCAGGCGACGGCACGCTGAAACGATTCGGACTAGAAGACAGAGGGTATTTCCTCTTTGTTGGCCGGCTGGTGCCGGAGAACTGCGCGCACCACCTGGTGGACGCCTATCAGGGACTGGACACGGAGCTGAAGTGCGTGATTGTCGGAGACGCGCCCTATGCCGAGGACTATATTGCGTCCCTGAAGGCCGTGGACAATCCCAGGATCATCTTCACAGGATACGTCTTCGGCGAGGGATACCGCGAACTGGGCAGTCACGCGTACGCACACTGTCTGACGAGCGAGGTGGGCGGGACACATCCGGCTTTGCTGGAGGCGATGGCGTTCGGGAACTGCGTGATCGTCAATGATATCCCCACCAACCTGGAGACCATAGGGGACGCGGGGCTTTCCTACGACGGGAGCATCGGGGCGGACTCGCTGCGGGAGAAACTGCGCTGGACACTGGAGCACCCAGAAGAGGTGGAGAAACTCCGGCACAAGGCGCGCGAGCGCGTACGCACCGAGTATTCCTGGGACGTCATCACCGACCGATACGAGACGCTGTTCCGGCAGATGGTCAGCGGCAAGTAG
- a CDS encoding decaprenyl-phosphate phosphoribosyltransferase yields MSSLLALLEAMRPLQWSKNLFVFTGLVFAGKLAEPQMFLTTLAAFACFCAVSSAAYLLNDIVDVERDRLHPRKKLRPLASGRLSRTAAAGAGSALAVAGLAGAFLIRPHFAWMTFAYCLLMAAYSTLLKREAVLELFVIASGYVLRAAGGAAAIAVHISPWMLSCATLMALFLVLCKRRAEVFGAVAPEHHRESHAGYSPQLLDQMIAVATSATVVTYMLYAFQSETARSHAGLFWTVPFVIYGMFRYLFLVYVRGQGENPESLIVRDPHLLGSLLLWGGLSVFLLWGN; encoded by the coding sequence TTGAGCAGCCTTCTGGCTCTGCTGGAGGCAATGCGTCCCCTCCAGTGGTCTAAGAACCTCTTCGTCTTCACCGGTCTGGTCTTCGCCGGCAAGCTGGCCGAACCGCAGATGTTCCTCACCACCCTGGCGGCGTTCGCGTGCTTCTGCGCGGTGTCATCAGCGGCCTATCTGTTGAACGACATCGTTGACGTTGAACGCGACCGGCTGCACCCCCGCAAAAAGCTGCGCCCTCTGGCAAGCGGGAGGCTGAGCCGCACCGCAGCCGCCGGAGCGGGAAGCGCCCTGGCTGTTGCAGGGCTGGCCGGAGCGTTCCTGATACGGCCGCACTTTGCCTGGATGACCTTTGCCTATTGCCTGCTGATGGCAGCCTACAGCACGCTGCTGAAGAGGGAGGCCGTGCTGGAGCTGTTCGTCATTGCTTCAGGATATGTGCTGCGTGCGGCTGGAGGGGCGGCGGCCATTGCGGTGCACATCTCTCCCTGGATGCTGAGCTGCGCCACCCTGATGGCGCTCTTTCTGGTGCTTTGCAAGAGACGCGCGGAGGTGTTCGGCGCAGTGGCGCCGGAGCACCATCGTGAGAGCCACGCAGGCTACAGCCCGCAGTTGCTGGACCAGATGATCGCCGTCGCGACGTCGGCCACTGTGGTGACGTATATGCTGTATGCCTTCCAGTCCGAGACGGCGCGCAGCCATGCCGGCCTCTTCTGGACGGTGCCTTTTGTCATCTACGGTATGTTCCGATACTTGTTCCTGGTATACGTCCGCGGTCAGGGCGAAAACCCGGAGTCACTCATCGTGAGGGATCCGCACCTGCTGGGTTCGCTGCTGCTGTGGGGAGGATTGTCCGTATTCCTGCTCTGGGGAAACTGA
- a CDS encoding glycosidase, protein MVNVHRFPENPLVTPGDVPPSREDFEVIGSFNAGVIRYGDEILMLMRVAERPVSGDPAVALVPVVECSNEGARLRIRELRRDDPSLNFSDPRVIGSPEGMLLTSISHLRLARSTDGRHFRVEEKPALFPDLPSETYGMEDPRITRIDDTYYIVYKGVSPNGIVQSLATTQDFQTYHKEGIIFCPENMDAMLFPEKVGGRYVALHRPVGAMLGGPMMWLAYGETPLCLGDHRFLLGRSGGGWDSGRVGGGAVPFLTERGWLEIYHAATPEHHYCLGALLLDRDEPHRILAKSPEPIMRPEAPYETSGFMPNVVFTCGALVEGDQVTVYYGAADEVMAGATMSLSEILDALEPI, encoded by the coding sequence TTGGTCAACGTCCACAGATTTCCCGAAAATCCTCTCGTCACCCCTGGCGATGTTCCGCCCTCCCGGGAGGACTTCGAGGTCATCGGATCCTTCAACGCGGGAGTCATACGCTACGGTGACGAGATTCTCATGCTGATGCGCGTGGCGGAACGTCCGGTGTCAGGAGATCCGGCTGTGGCGCTGGTTCCCGTTGTGGAATGTTCGAACGAAGGTGCCCGACTGCGCATCCGGGAGCTCCGCCGGGACGACCCATCACTTAACTTCAGCGACCCCCGGGTTATCGGTTCGCCGGAAGGGATGCTGCTGACCAGCATCTCTCACCTGCGTCTGGCACGCAGCACGGACGGCCGCCACTTCCGCGTTGAGGAGAAGCCCGCTCTGTTCCCGGACCTGCCCAGCGAGACCTACGGGATGGAAGACCCTCGCATCACGCGGATCGACGACACTTATTACATCGTTTATAAGGGTGTCTCCCCGAACGGCATCGTCCAGTCGCTGGCCACCACCCAGGACTTCCAGACCTACCACAAGGAAGGGATCATCTTCTGTCCGGAGAACATGGACGCCATGCTTTTCCCGGAGAAGGTGGGAGGGCGTTACGTTGCGCTCCACCGGCCTGTCGGGGCGATGCTGGGTGGTCCGATGATGTGGCTCGCCTACGGGGAAACTCCTCTCTGCCTGGGCGACCATCGGTTCCTGCTGGGCCGGAGTGGCGGGGGATGGGACAGCGGACGAGTGGGAGGCGGGGCGGTTCCGTTCCTGACGGAGCGGGGCTGGTTGGAGATCTATCACGCCGCCACACCGGAGCACCACTATTGCCTGGGAGCGCTTCTGCTGGACCGCGACGAGCCGCATCGCATTCTCGCGAAGTCCCCGGAGCCCATCATGCGCCCCGAGGCGCCCTACGAAACGTCAGGATTCATGCCGAACGTGGTCTTCACGTGCGGGGCTCTGGTGGAGGGGGATCAGGTCACCGTCTACTACGGCGCGGCCGACGAGGTGATGGCAGGAGCCACAATGAGTCTTTCGGAGATCCTGGACGCATTGGAGCCCATCTAG
- the purC gene encoding phosphoribosylaminoimidazole-succinocarboxamide synthase → MTTATNAVYQTEVKGLKLANRGKVRDIYELGDALLIVATDRLSAFDVVFPTPIPGKGKVLTQMTLFWLNNIQDIVPNHLITGEIEDIMAAVREAGGDASDEVAGILDGRSMLVRKAQPFPIECVVRGYISGSMWKDYVASGGAAELYGHKLPPGLVESGKLPEPIFTPATKATTGHDENISIHQAAEIVGQKTFDRLESLSLAIYCRGRDVAAEKGIIIADTKFEFGLRDGQIILIDEVLTPDSSRFWDYTQYQPGKSQDSFDKQYVRDWLEARNWDKKPPAPELPPDVVRNTTERYLEAYRRITGRELQV, encoded by the coding sequence TTGACGACTGCGACGAACGCCGTTTATCAGACCGAAGTCAAGGGGCTCAAGCTGGCAAATCGCGGAAAGGTCCGCGACATCTACGAGCTGGGTGATGCACTGCTCATCGTGGCCACTGACCGCCTGTCGGCTTTCGACGTCGTCTTTCCGACGCCCATTCCCGGGAAGGGCAAGGTGCTGACGCAGATGACGTTGTTCTGGCTGAACAACATCCAGGACATCGTCCCGAACCATCTGATCACCGGCGAGATCGAGGACATAATGGCCGCGGTTCGAGAGGCCGGAGGTGACGCATCGGATGAAGTCGCCGGCATACTGGATGGGCGCAGCATGCTGGTGCGCAAGGCTCAGCCGTTCCCCATCGAGTGCGTGGTGCGCGGGTACATCTCGGGCAGCATGTGGAAGGATTACGTCGCTTCCGGCGGCGCAGCGGAGCTCTACGGGCACAAGCTCCCGCCGGGACTTGTGGAATCCGGCAAGCTTCCCGAGCCCATCTTCACTCCCGCCACCAAGGCTACCACCGGTCACGACGAGAACATCAGCATTCATCAGGCGGCGGAGATCGTTGGGCAGAAGACCTTCGATCGTCTGGAGTCCCTCAGTCTGGCCATCTACTGCCGGGGCAGGGATGTGGCTGCCGAGAAGGGTATCATCATTGCGGACACCAAGTTCGAGTTCGGGCTGCGCGACGGGCAGATCATTCTGATTGACGAGGTCCTTACGCCCGACTCCTCCCGCTTCTGGGACTACACGCAGTATCAGCCGGGCAAAAGCCAGGACTCCTTCGACAAGCAGTATGTCCGGGACTGGCTGGAGGCGCGCAACTGGGACAAGAAGCCGCCAGCCCCGGAGCTGCCCCCGGATGTGGTCCGCAATACCACCGAGCGCTATCTCGAGGCCTACCGCAGGATCACGGGCCGGGAGCTTCAGGTCTGA
- a CDS encoding homoserine kinase: MKYILLVFDGMSDFPVPELEGKTPMMAAKTPFMDDLASKGMVGKVVNHPPDMYAGSDVCNMSILGYDPVKYRCGRGPLEAASIGVPMDREDVAFRCNLISTDGERILDSSAGHIPTEEARVLIELIGQKLGSRAFQFYPGVSYRHIMIWRNGRDDLRCREPYKHIGERIEDNLPEGDGEEKLHRLIWDSHEILDSHVINRKRRDEGKPPANMIWFWGQGRPPEFPSFFSKYGKTGATVAEVDLIRGIGRLIGLRVVDVPGATGYIDTNYLGMGEYAFQALEELDFVFVHVEAADEAAHEKDVEKKIYAIEQMDELVLGTILHRMKRYDDFRLLLLPDHPTPISTGSHSQDPVPFLLFDSREDRGNTIPFDERALEEAKTFVDEGTELLQLLFKK, from the coding sequence ATGAAATACATTCTTCTCGTCTTTGACGGCATGTCGGACTTCCCTGTGCCGGAGCTGGAGGGCAAGACTCCGATGATGGCCGCGAAGACTCCGTTCATGGACGACCTTGCCTCGAAGGGGATGGTGGGTAAGGTCGTCAACCATCCCCCGGATATGTATGCCGGGTCGGATGTCTGCAATATGTCCATCCTGGGGTACGATCCGGTGAAATACCGGTGCGGGCGTGGGCCGCTGGAGGCAGCCAGCATCGGAGTGCCGATGGACCGGGAGGATGTGGCGTTCCGTTGCAACCTGATCAGCACGGACGGGGAGCGCATTCTGGATTCCAGCGCGGGTCACATTCCCACCGAGGAGGCGCGGGTCCTGATAGAGCTGATCGGTCAAAAGCTGGGGAGCCGCGCGTTCCAGTTCTATCCGGGAGTCTCCTACCGGCATATTATGATCTGGCGCAACGGTCGGGACGACCTGCGATGCCGGGAGCCGTACAAACACATCGGGGAGCGCATCGAGGACAACCTGCCGGAGGGTGACGGGGAGGAAAAACTGCATCGTCTGATCTGGGACTCTCACGAGATTCTGGATTCCCACGTCATCAACCGGAAGCGCAGAGACGAGGGCAAGCCCCCCGCCAATATGATCTGGTTCTGGGGGCAGGGCCGCCCGCCCGAGTTTCCTTCGTTCTTCTCGAAATACGGCAAGACAGGCGCGACAGTGGCCGAGGTGGATCTGATCCGCGGTATCGGACGGCTGATCGGGCTGCGGGTTGTGGATGTGCCGGGTGCGACAGGCTACATCGACACGAACTACCTGGGAATGGGGGAGTACGCCTTTCAGGCGTTGGAGGAGCTTGATTTTGTGTTCGTCCACGTGGAAGCTGCGGACGAAGCAGCGCATGAAAAGGACGTGGAGAAGAAGATCTACGCCATCGAGCAGATGGACGAACTGGTGCTCGGCACCATCCTCCACCGCATGAAGCGCTACGACGACTTTCGGCTGCTCCTGCTGCCGGATCATCCCACTCCCATCAGCACGGGATCCCACTCCCAGGATCCGGTCCCGTTCCTGCTGTTCGATTCGCGGGAGGACCGCGGGAACACCATACCCTTCGACGAGCGGGCGCTGGAGGAGGCCAAAACGTTCGTGGACGAGGGCACGGAGCTGCTGCAGTTGCTGTTCAAGAAATAG
- a CDS encoding DUF159 family protein has product MCGRFTLADVSTDQIRDLFLIEDVPELGDRYNIAPGQPVAAVRFNRETCKREIAPLLWGLVPSWSREPTGGRMINARGETVHQKPAYRGPFRYRRCIIPASGFYEWAGSNAGRQPFYVRRKDGGLLAFAGLWDRWISPDGSELETCAIITTEASPFMQLLHDRMPVILEPRAFDLWLDPEAQKAEALLPLLRPLDGDVLEAWPVSRAVNNPANDSPDLMRPLR; this is encoded by the coding sequence ATGTGCGGAAGATTCACGCTTGCGGATGTCTCCACAGATCAGATCCGCGACCTGTTCCTGATCGAGGACGTCCCGGAGCTGGGAGACCGCTACAATATCGCGCCCGGCCAGCCCGTGGCTGCTGTGCGCTTCAACCGGGAGACGTGCAAGCGCGAAATTGCTCCGTTGCTCTGGGGTCTGGTGCCATCGTGGTCCCGCGAGCCCACAGGGGGACGGATGATCAATGCGCGGGGGGAGACCGTGCACCAGAAACCTGCCTATCGCGGTCCTTTCCGTTACCGTAGATGCATCATCCCCGCCAGCGGGTTCTACGAATGGGCAGGTTCGAACGCGGGACGTCAACCATTTTACGTCCGTAGAAAGGACGGCGGCCTGCTGGCGTTCGCGGGGCTCTGGGACCGGTGGATCTCGCCGGACGGCAGCGAACTCGAGACCTGCGCCATCATCACCACCGAAGCCTCGCCGTTCATGCAGCTGCTGCACGACCGGATGCCTGTCATCCTGGAGCCCCGGGCTTTTGACCTCTGGCTGGATCCGGAGGCGCAGAAAGCCGAGGCTCTTCTTCCTCTCCTTCGACCTCTCGATGGGGATGTCCTGGAAGCCTGGCCGGTGAGCAGGGCGGTGAACAACCCGGCAAACGATTCGCCGGATTTGATGCGACCGCTGCGTTAA
- a CDS encoding protease: protein MASLTGKKVAVLVEQDYQDLEVWYPALRLREEGAAVEFIGSGSASSYRGKFGYPVDVDRTVHEARPEEFDALVIPGGWAPDFMRREPKMIEFVREFSRLGRPIASICHGGWMLVSADALRGRRATSFSAIRDDMVNAGCDWVDEEVVVDGNLITSRKPDDLPAFCRELIGLLSGKG from the coding sequence TTGGCATCTTTGACCGGCAAGAAAGTGGCTGTTCTGGTGGAGCAGGACTATCAGGATCTGGAAGTCTGGTATCCCGCGCTGAGGCTGCGTGAGGAGGGGGCTGCCGTGGAGTTCATCGGCAGCGGGTCCGCCTCGTCCTATCGGGGGAAGTTCGGCTATCCAGTGGATGTGGACCGCACTGTGCACGAGGCCCGTCCTGAGGAGTTCGATGCGCTGGTCATCCCCGGCGGCTGGGCTCCAGATTTCATGCGGCGCGAGCCGAAGATGATCGAGTTTGTGCGCGAGTTCAGCCGGCTCGGGCGTCCCATTGCCTCCATCTGCCACGGCGGCTGGATGCTGGTCTCGGCGGACGCTCTTCGAGGCCGGCGGGCCACCTCGTTCTCAGCCATCAGAGACGATATGGTGAATGCAGGTTGCGACTGGGTGGATGAGGAGGTCGTGGTGGACGGCAACCTGATCACCAGCCGCAAGCCGGACGATCTGCCAGCCTTCTGCCGGGAGCTGATAGGCCTTCTTTCCGGGAAGGGCTGA